In Cronobacter sakazakii, the following are encoded in one genomic region:
- the mgtA gene encoding magnesium-translocating P-type ATPase, which translates to MNNAAKKQAATFCIEMASAERHQETLARLESSEKGLLEKEAQARLAAYGPNAVAHDNAPPALVQLVQAFNNPFIYVLMALALISFFTDYWYPLRAGQETDLTGVIIIVTMVLLSGLLRFWQEFRTNKAAQALKSMVSTTATVLRRTVSNRDGEKREIPVEELVPGDIVYLSAGDLIPADLRLIASRDLFISQAILSGESLPVEKYDVTGHVQGKGVSADDIPDDSASLLERGNICLMGTNVASGTACGVVVVTGAKTYFGSLAKSLVGNRTQTAFDKGVNSVSWLLIRFMLVMVPVVLLINGFTKGDWLDATFFALAVAVGLTPEMLPMIVSSNLAKGAIVMARRKVIVKRLNAIQNFGAMDVLCTDKTGTLTQDSIVLEKHLDCHGRDSLHVLTLAWLNSVNLSGSQNLMDKAVLASGQAALSPSIQSGYFKIDELPFDFVRRRVSVVVEGYGEHQQTLICKGAVEEMLSVSTYIREGDTVYALDDARRDAYLRLTRQYNAQGFRVLVVATRELPQTGLDHPLCVADENGLIIEGMLTFLDPPKASAAQAISALHEHGVTVKVLTGDNPLVAACICEQVGINRREILTGDVIDDMDETQLAAAVERCAIFAKLTPLQKSRILRALQNNGHTVGFLGDGINDAPALRDADVGISVDSAADIAKESSDIILLEKDLMVLEQGVLTGRETFGNIIKYLNMTASSNFGNVFSVLVASAFLPFLPMLAIHLLVQNLMYDISQLSLPWDRMDKAFLRQPRKWDAQNIKRFMIWMGPTSSLFDMATFAVMWFVFAANSPAAQSLFQSGWFVEGLLSQTLVVHMLRTRKIPFIQSRAALPVLITTGIVMAVGIAIPFSPLGHMIGLVPLPLSYFPWLVGILFTYCVVVQGMKRLYIRKFGQWF; encoded by the coding sequence ATGAATAATGCCGCAAAAAAACAGGCGGCGACGTTTTGCATCGAAATGGCGTCAGCAGAGCGCCACCAGGAGACATTAGCGCGGCTGGAAAGCAGCGAAAAAGGACTGCTGGAAAAAGAGGCGCAGGCGCGCCTTGCCGCTTACGGCCCGAATGCCGTGGCGCATGACAACGCGCCGCCCGCGCTGGTGCAACTGGTTCAGGCGTTCAATAACCCGTTTATCTATGTGCTGATGGCGCTGGCGCTGATCAGTTTCTTTACCGATTACTGGTATCCGCTGCGCGCAGGGCAGGAGACCGATCTGACCGGCGTTATTATCATTGTGACGATGGTGTTGCTGAGCGGCTTATTGCGCTTCTGGCAGGAGTTTCGCACCAATAAAGCCGCGCAGGCGCTGAAATCGATGGTAAGCACGACGGCAACCGTGCTGCGTCGTACCGTCAGCAACCGTGACGGCGAGAAACGCGAAATCCCCGTCGAGGAACTGGTGCCGGGCGATATCGTGTACCTCTCGGCGGGCGACCTGATCCCGGCGGATTTACGGCTCATTGCCTCACGGGATCTGTTTATCAGCCAGGCGATACTGAGCGGCGAGTCGCTGCCGGTGGAAAAATATGACGTCACCGGCCATGTGCAGGGGAAAGGCGTAAGCGCAGATGATATCCCTGACGACAGCGCCAGCCTGCTGGAGCGGGGCAATATCTGTCTGATGGGCACCAATGTCGCGAGCGGCACCGCCTGCGGCGTGGTGGTGGTGACCGGCGCGAAAACGTATTTCGGATCGCTTGCGAAATCGCTCGTCGGTAACCGCACCCAGACGGCGTTTGATAAAGGCGTGAACAGCGTCAGCTGGCTGCTGATCCGCTTTATGCTGGTGATGGTGCCGGTGGTGCTGCTCATCAACGGCTTCACCAAAGGCGACTGGCTGGACGCCACGTTTTTCGCGCTGGCCGTCGCGGTGGGGCTGACGCCAGAAATGCTGCCGATGATTGTCAGCTCTAATCTGGCGAAAGGCGCGATTGTGATGGCCCGTCGCAAGGTGATTGTGAAGCGCCTGAACGCCATACAGAATTTTGGCGCGATGGATGTGCTCTGTACCGATAAAACCGGCACGCTCACCCAGGACTCGATTGTTCTTGAAAAGCATCTCGACTGCCACGGCCGCGACAGCCTGCATGTGCTCACACTTGCCTGGCTGAACAGCGTCAACCTGAGCGGCTCGCAAAACCTGATGGACAAGGCGGTACTGGCGTCCGGGCAGGCCGCGCTTTCACCATCGATACAATCCGGCTATTTCAAAATTGACGAGCTGCCGTTTGATTTTGTACGCCGCCGCGTTTCTGTGGTGGTGGAAGGGTATGGCGAGCATCAGCAGACGCTTATCTGCAAGGGTGCCGTTGAAGAGATGCTCTCTGTCTCGACGTATATCCGCGAGGGCGACACGGTTTACGCGCTTGATGACGCGCGCCGCGACGCGTACCTGCGCTTAACGCGCCAGTACAACGCGCAGGGCTTTCGGGTGCTGGTGGTGGCGACACGCGAACTGCCACAGACCGGGCTTGATCATCCCCTCTGCGTGGCGGACGAAAACGGGCTGATTATCGAAGGGATGCTGACGTTTCTCGATCCGCCAAAAGCGAGCGCTGCGCAGGCGATTTCCGCGCTCCATGAGCACGGCGTTACCGTGAAGGTGCTGACCGGGGATAACCCGCTGGTGGCGGCCTGCATCTGCGAGCAGGTAGGGATCAACCGCCGCGAGATCCTGACGGGCGATGTCATTGACGATATGGACGAAACGCAGCTTGCTGCGGCGGTTGAACGCTGTGCGATTTTCGCGAAGCTGACGCCATTGCAGAAATCCCGCATTCTGCGGGCGCTGCAAAATAACGGCCACACGGTTGGGTTCCTTGGCGACGGCATTAATGATGCGCCGGCGCTGCGCGATGCGGATGTCGGGATTTCGGTCGACAGCGCGGCGGATATCGCCAAAGAGTCGTCGGATATCATTTTGCTGGAAAAAGATCTGATGGTGCTGGAGCAGGGCGTGCTGACCGGGCGCGAGACCTTCGGCAATATCATCAAATACCTGAACATGACCGCCAGCTCTAACTTCGGCAATGTTTTTTCGGTGCTGGTGGCGAGCGCGTTTCTGCCGTTCCTGCCGATGCTCGCCATTCATCTGCTGGTGCAGAACCTGATGTATGACATTTCGCAGCTCTCGCTGCCGTGGGATCGCATGGATAAGGCGTTTCTGCGTCAGCCGCGTAAATGGGATGCGCAGAATATTAAGCGCTTTATGATCTGGATGGGGCCGACATCGTCACTGTTCGATATGGCGACCTTTGCGGTGATGTGGTTTGTGTTTGCCGCCAATTCACCTGCGGCGCAGTCGCTTTTTCAGTCCGGGTGGTTTGTGGAAGGGCTGCTGTCGCAGACGCTGGTGGTGCATATGCTGCGCACCCGGAAAATCCCGTTTATTCAGAGCCGCGCCGCGCTGCCGGTGCTGATAACCACAGGGATCGTGATGGCAGTCGGCATCGCCATTCCGTTCTCGCCGCTCGGCCATATGATTGGGCTGGTGCCCTTGCCGTTGAGCTATTTCCCGTGGCTGGTGGGGATTCTTTTCACCTATTGCGTGGTCGTGCAGGGCATGAAACGGCTGTACATCCGCAAATTTGGACAGTGGTTCTGA
- a CDS encoding COG4705 family protein, with translation MQNTTSTLSKVPAVTAAFWLTKIAATTLGETGGDAVTMSMDLGYLTGTLIFAAIFLAAVVVQIRHHSFNKWIYWFTVVATTTVGTTLADFADRSLGIGYLGGTVLLSSLLVLSLLVWRVTCGTIAVDSVNSVRTESFYWVTIMFSQTLGTALGDWTADSEGFGYDGGILLFVGALAVIWLASRFTSISRTVLFWAAFILTRPLGAVVGDFLDKPIAKGGLELSRYGASATLVGMILVCLWVFPHRAALKKRAPVF, from the coding sequence ATGCAAAACACTACCTCTACGCTCAGTAAAGTTCCTGCCGTCACCGCCGCGTTCTGGCTGACGAAAATCGCCGCGACCACGCTGGGTGAAACCGGCGGCGACGCGGTCACGATGTCCATGGATCTCGGTTATCTCACCGGCACGCTCATCTTCGCGGCGATCTTCCTCGCAGCGGTGGTCGTGCAAATCCGCCATCACAGTTTTAATAAGTGGATCTACTGGTTCACGGTGGTCGCCACCACGACGGTCGGCACCACGCTTGCAGATTTCGCCGACCGCTCATTAGGTATCGGTTATCTCGGCGGTACGGTGTTGTTGAGCAGTTTGCTGGTGCTTTCGCTGCTGGTCTGGCGCGTGACATGCGGCACCATTGCCGTGGATTCGGTTAACAGCGTGCGTACCGAAAGCTTCTACTGGGTGACGATTATGTTCTCCCAGACGCTTGGCACGGCGCTCGGCGACTGGACAGCAGACAGTGAAGGCTTCGGTTATGACGGCGGTATCCTGCTGTTCGTGGGCGCACTGGCGGTTATCTGGCTCGCGAGCCGCTTTACCTCGATTTCGCGCACCGTGCTGTTCTGGGCCGCATTTATCCTCACCCGTCCGCTCGGCGCGGTAGTGGGCGATTTCCTCGATAAACCCATCGCCAAAGGCGGCCTTGAGCTCAGCCGTTACGGCGCATCTGCCACACTGGTAGGAATGATTCTGGTCTGCCTGTGGGTCTTCCCGCATCGCGCAGCGCTGAAAAAACGCGCGCCGGTATTCTGA
- a CDS encoding MFS transporter → MRAEVTLPVGQQNRNIFRLATAQALAGANSVVFYATGAIVGDVMAPDKALATLPLTIFVVGMAALILPFGALARRYGRRAAFMAGTSTGVLTGLTAAFAVVTGSFWLFCIAGFMSGAYAAVAVSFRFAATDGVARERRARALSLVMGGGVAAGIVGPMLVNGTMDLWPPYTFAATYLAQALVAAVSAVVLWGVKAPDPVASEHQVRGRPLRDIVRQPGFSRTVFSGAVAYMVMNFLMTATPLSMHMHGLSLQDANLGIQWHVIAMYAPGFFTGKLITRFGATRIAALGLAISALSVAAGLAGTAVGHYWLLLILLGVGWNFGFTGASAQILDYHRPEEKNRVQSLNDFVVFGVMIVGSFSSGALLTLVGWNAVLWCSLVPLVVAMIALLAEKRRAAASLNRY, encoded by the coding sequence ATGCGTGCGGAAGTCACCCTGCCTGTCGGGCAGCAGAACAGGAATATTTTTCGGCTGGCGACGGCCCAGGCGCTCGCGGGCGCGAATTCGGTGGTGTTTTACGCGACCGGGGCGATTGTCGGTGACGTGATGGCACCCGATAAGGCGCTGGCGACGCTGCCGCTGACGATTTTCGTCGTCGGGATGGCGGCATTGATCCTGCCTTTTGGCGCGCTTGCCCGCCGTTATGGCCGCCGCGCGGCGTTTATGGCAGGTACCAGTACGGGCGTGCTGACCGGGTTGACCGCTGCCTTTGCCGTGGTGACCGGCTCCTTCTGGCTCTTTTGCATCGCCGGGTTTATGAGTGGCGCGTATGCCGCCGTCGCGGTGTCATTTCGCTTCGCGGCCACCGATGGCGTGGCGCGCGAACGGCGGGCGAGGGCGCTGTCGCTGGTGATGGGCGGCGGCGTGGCGGCAGGCATTGTCGGCCCGATGCTGGTCAACGGCACGATGGATCTCTGGCCGCCCTATACCTTTGCCGCCACATACCTTGCCCAGGCGCTGGTGGCGGCGGTGTCCGCGGTGGTGCTCTGGGGCGTAAAAGCGCCCGATCCGGTCGCGTCTGAACATCAGGTACGCGGACGACCGCTTCGTGACATCGTGCGCCAGCCGGGCTTCAGCCGCACCGTATTCAGCGGCGCGGTGGCGTATATGGTGATGAATTTTCTGATGACCGCCACGCCGCTGTCGATGCATATGCATGGCCTTTCACTCCAGGATGCGAATCTGGGCATTCAGTGGCATGTCATTGCCATGTACGCGCCGGGTTTCTTTACCGGCAAGCTGATTACCCGTTTTGGTGCCACGCGCATCGCCGCACTGGGGCTTGCGATCTCGGCGCTTTCTGTCGCAGCGGGCCTTGCCGGAACGGCGGTCGGGCACTACTGGCTGCTGCTGATTTTACTCGGTGTTGGCTGGAATTTCGGTTTTACCGGTGCGTCGGCCCAAATCCTTGACTATCACCGCCCGGAGGAGAAAAACCGTGTGCAATCGCTGAATGATTTTGTGGTATTTGGCGTAATGATCGTGGGCTCGTTTTCTTCTGGTGCCCTGCTGACGCTGGTGGGCTGGAACGCCGTGCTGTGGTGCTCGCTGGTGCCGCTGGTCGTCGCAATGATAGCGCTGCTGGCTGAAAAGCGGCGAGCGGCGGCGTCATTAAACCGTTATTAG
- a CDS encoding AAA family ATPase, with product MTPPNNLFTIEPQHDRKAFYSGLEENGIHATDLMAMLAVGNIPDVMYRETEILSALAILSCRNTNSLVVSGNEGVGKSCFVRNLSRYLLQIQPGCHLAEINMVSLFAGNASEEEIEKKLALAVALAGRYKVILYLDGTHAFTAENDEMSPGMRLLNLLKPYLMTPFRCIISAPCEATEKLKNDATYKKRFRYITLCSLNGMQKKNVILHRFGHSPFIEDALAASGGETRELHQLIENIDYLQSLERVKAKLEFVES from the coding sequence ATGACACCACCTAACAATTTGTTCACGATTGAGCCACAACATGACAGGAAGGCGTTTTATTCCGGGCTGGAAGAGAACGGCATTCACGCCACCGATTTGATGGCTATGCTTGCGGTCGGAAATATTCCTGACGTGATGTATCGCGAAACGGAAATTCTTTCGGCGCTGGCGATTCTGTCATGCCGTAATACCAACAGCCTGGTGGTATCGGGAAATGAAGGGGTTGGCAAATCCTGTTTTGTCCGTAATCTCTCGCGTTACCTGTTGCAGATCCAGCCAGGGTGCCATCTGGCTGAAATAAATATGGTGTCGCTGTTTGCCGGGAATGCCAGTGAGGAAGAGATAGAGAAAAAGCTGGCACTCGCCGTGGCGCTCGCCGGGCGGTATAAGGTCATACTGTATCTGGATGGCACGCACGCGTTCACGGCGGAAAACGACGAGATGTCGCCGGGAATGCGCTTACTGAACTTGCTTAAGCCGTATCTGATGACGCCGTTCCGCTGCATTATTTCCGCGCCCTGTGAAGCGACGGAAAAACTGAAAAATGACGCCACGTATAAAAAACGCTTCCGCTATATCACACTCTGTTCACTGAACGGGATGCAAAAGAAAAATGTGATCTTACATCGTTTCGGCCATTCGCCTTTTATTGAAGATGCGCTGGCGGCGTCGGGCGGCGAAACCCGGGAATTACATCAACTTATTGAGAATATCGATTATCTTCAGTCGCTTGAACGCGTAAAAGCGAAACTGGAGTTTGTTGAGTCCTGA
- a CDS encoding glutathione S-transferase family protein, translating into MIVYTYPKSRSLRVLWTLEELGMPYESIKADILCDAPEVPSPHPRGKVPFLTDGDVSICETLAICTWLCEKQPATALFPADPVRRAAINSWISFALTDLESPVWNLLKQMIFVPEAQRSAALTHYFKTEAAKAVAMVDLADNAPWIAGDDFTLADIFMSHTLFWAKLGGITLSETLENYVNRAFSRPTFTLAQQRNNQ; encoded by the coding sequence GTGATTGTTTATACTTATCCCAAGAGCCGCTCGCTCAGGGTGCTCTGGACGCTTGAAGAACTGGGCATGCCGTATGAGTCCATCAAAGCCGATATTCTTTGCGACGCCCCGGAAGTACCCTCGCCGCATCCGCGCGGTAAAGTCCCGTTTCTGACAGATGGCGACGTTTCCATTTGCGAGACGCTGGCCATCTGCACCTGGCTTTGCGAAAAACAGCCTGCCACCGCGCTTTTTCCCGCCGATCCCGTCCGACGCGCCGCGATAAACAGCTGGATCAGTTTCGCCTTAACGGATCTGGAATCGCCGGTATGGAATTTACTTAAACAGATGATTTTTGTGCCGGAAGCGCAGCGGTCCGCCGCACTGACACATTACTTCAAAACCGAAGCCGCAAAAGCCGTGGCGATGGTGGATTTGGCGGACAACGCACCGTGGATAGCGGGCGATGATTTTACGCTGGCCGATATTTTTATGTCGCATACGCTTTTCTGGGCAAAACTGGGCGGTATTACGCTTAGCGAGACGCTCGAAAATTACGTGAATCGCGCCTTTTCCCGTCCCACGTTTACCCTGGCCCAGCAGCGAAATAACCAGTGA
- a CDS encoding ParB/Srx family N-terminal domain-containing protein, whose protein sequence is MTHYWWKDLHDRNDAWLGLALTVKGETPPSLALEMLSGHHGRMALQLRGETLFWASMLKDYSGVWLVTNREHPDQQNLLPPVRSEDIEAIKRKGDGAWTGEWCRYFARQLMDSPAPLLAPRDWLLRPMLPAKRQSSYLRNTTPDIDQWYFKTPPSAGDWGVDWALYGEDFRSLTDPEHVRLVDWWWGGHLLMGRYPVDPHAGRLKWWRKKCREGALPPVLVWYVAGLASYIVLDGHYRLHAAMEEGIPPSFLVLSEYAEREFPADEAQRERVQRALALQQANNPGCNIDGINQTLINLWDRRYLYAETHSRATLGNGEGWAREVTAYLRRHGQTTYLENVLNGTENPVDAAG, encoded by the coding sequence ATGACACACTACTGGTGGAAAGATTTACACGATCGTAACGACGCCTGGCTGGGGCTTGCGCTGACGGTAAAGGGCGAAACGCCCCCAAGCCTGGCGCTGGAGATGCTGAGCGGACATCACGGACGCATGGCGTTGCAGCTGCGCGGCGAAACGCTTTTCTGGGCTTCGATGCTGAAAGATTATTCCGGCGTCTGGCTCGTCACCAACCGTGAGCATCCCGATCAGCAAAATCTGCTGCCGCCGGTGCGATCTGAGGACATTGAAGCCATCAAACGCAAGGGTGACGGCGCGTGGACGGGCGAGTGGTGCCGCTATTTCGCGCGTCAGCTGATGGACTCTCCCGCGCCGCTGCTGGCGCCGCGCGACTGGCTGTTGCGCCCGATGCTGCCCGCGAAACGCCAGTCGTCATACCTGCGCAACACCACGCCCGACATCGACCAGTGGTATTTCAAAACGCCCCCCAGCGCAGGCGACTGGGGGGTGGACTGGGCGCTTTATGGCGAAGATTTTCGCTCGCTCACTGACCCGGAGCACGTCCGGCTGGTGGACTGGTGGTGGGGCGGTCATCTGCTGATGGGCCGTTATCCGGTTGATCCGCACGCCGGGCGTCTTAAGTGGTGGCGTAAAAAATGCCGCGAGGGCGCGCTGCCGCCGGTGCTGGTCTGGTATGTCGCCGGGCTGGCGTCTTATATCGTGCTGGACGGCCATTATCGCCTGCACGCCGCGATGGAAGAGGGGATCCCGCCGTCATTCCTGGTGCTGAGCGAATACGCCGAGCGGGAGTTCCCGGCGGACGAGGCGCAGCGCGAGCGGGTGCAGCGGGCGCTGGCGTTACAGCAGGCGAACAATCCGGGCTGCAATATTGATGGCATTAATCAGACGTTAATTAATCTGTGGGACCGGCGTTACCTTTACGCCGAAACGCACAGCCGCGCCACGCTCGGCAACGGCGAAGGCTGGGCGCGTGAGGTCACGGCTTACCTGCGCCGCCACGGACAGACGACGTATCTTGAGAATGTCCTTAACGGCACGGAAAACCCGGTCGACGCCGCCGGGTGA
- a CDS encoding methyl-accepting chemotaxis protein has protein sequence MIAQHPSKRRLKTKTLMLLSIFVTITAGFGITMGLLLWQSMSQQEYVAKKHLQQIAQTQTLEVSRRLDSALTAARDVGISAWSLRESGLNDRKGLEQLLVSFLRAHDDFLSMSLTFEPNAFDANDATFAGQAGQDPKGRYARYVDRDSAGNPALHNLVDYETPGSGDYYVLPRQRQKDVIIEPYIYPYNGVDVMLTSIAAPIMRDGKFQGSVTSDFSLETLQKMVGAIKPWDGVGYALLLSADNKVISAPDKATIGKPYKGTVTGREVIRYDDPVLGEPAFITWNTIAVGNSGTPWKLAVVTPVSVVMAEAWQGLINALILMVLSIAVVSLVVALVFTRKVARPVGGEPLEASEIALSVAHGNLNNAIPVQQGDTRSIFYALSTMQSRLREIVGDISDASHSVRAGSSEIAAGNTDLASRTEEQAAAIVETAASMEEISATVKNNAESASRAIVLTEHAKDIAGAGEALVDRVVHVMSQVDESSQKISDITSIIDSIAFQTNILALNAAVEAARAGEQGRGFAVVAGEVRTLASRSANAAKEISQLIAESTGRVGQGVTLVNETGSTMKQIIEAVTSVHLAINEIVRALDEQTRGVDQISVAVNQMDSVTQQNASLVQQVSAAAMSLEEQAKALETALAFFSTRQQKG, from the coding sequence ATGATCGCTCAGCATCCTTCGAAAAGAAGGCTTAAGACCAAAACCCTCATGCTGTTATCGATTTTCGTCACGATAACCGCAGGCTTTGGTATCACGATGGGTTTACTGCTCTGGCAATCGATGTCGCAGCAGGAATATGTCGCGAAAAAACACCTGCAACAAATTGCGCAAACGCAAACCTTAGAGGTGAGCCGTCGTCTGGATTCGGCGTTAACCGCCGCGCGCGATGTGGGTATCAGCGCATGGTCGCTGCGCGAGTCCGGGCTTAACGATCGTAAAGGCCTGGAGCAGCTATTAGTCAGCTTTCTGCGCGCTCATGATGATTTTTTATCGATGTCACTGACCTTTGAACCCAACGCGTTTGATGCCAACGACGCCACGTTTGCAGGGCAGGCGGGCCAGGATCCCAAAGGGCGCTATGCGCGTTATGTGGATCGCGACAGTGCAGGCAACCCGGCGCTGCATAACCTGGTGGATTATGAAACGCCCGGTAGCGGTGACTATTACGTCCTCCCGCGTCAGCGCCAGAAAGATGTCATCATCGAGCCGTACATTTACCCGTACAACGGCGTGGATGTGATGCTGACCTCGATTGCCGCCCCGATAATGCGCGACGGCAAATTCCAGGGCTCGGTGACCTCCGATTTCTCCCTCGAAACGCTGCAAAAAATGGTGGGGGCGATTAAACCGTGGGATGGCGTGGGCTATGCGCTGCTCCTCTCGGCTGACAATAAAGTGATCTCCGCGCCGGATAAAGCGACTATCGGCAAGCCTTATAAGGGCACTGTGACGGGCCGCGAAGTGATTCGCTATGACGATCCGGTGCTGGGCGAACCGGCGTTTATCACCTGGAACACGATTGCCGTGGGCAACAGCGGCACGCCATGGAAGCTGGCGGTGGTGACGCCGGTCAGCGTGGTGATGGCCGAAGCCTGGCAGGGGCTTATCAATGCCCTCATTCTGATGGTGCTGAGCATCGCGGTTGTGAGCCTGGTGGTGGCGCTGGTGTTTACCCGCAAAGTGGCGCGCCCGGTGGGCGGTGAGCCGCTGGAGGCGTCCGAAATTGCGCTTTCTGTCGCGCATGGCAATCTGAATAACGCGATTCCGGTACAGCAGGGCGATACCCGAAGCATCTTTTATGCATTAAGCACCATGCAGTCGCGGCTGCGCGAAATTGTCGGCGATATTAGCGATGCCAGTCATTCCGTGCGCGCCGGCAGCAGTGAAATCGCTGCAGGCAATACCGATCTCGCCTCCCGCACCGAGGAGCAGGCGGCGGCGATTGTCGAGACGGCGGCCAGCATGGAAGAAATTTCCGCGACGGTGAAAAACAACGCCGAAAGCGCGTCACGCGCCATTGTGCTGACGGAGCACGCGAAAGATATCGCAGGCGCGGGCGAAGCGCTGGTCGATCGCGTGGTGCATGTGATGTCGCAGGTGGATGAGAGTTCGCAGAAAATCAGCGACATCACCAGCATCATCGACAGCATCGCCTTCCAGACTAACATTCTGGCGCTGAACGCGGCCGTGGAAGCGGCACGCGCCGGTGAGCAGGGGCGCGGTTTCGCCGTCGTGGCCGGTGAGGTACGAACGCTCGCGAGCCGCAGCGCCAACGCGGCGAAGGAAATTTCGCAACTCATCGCAGAATCGACCGGTCGCGTCGGGCAGGGCGTGACGCTGGTCAATGAAACCGGCTCGACGATGAAACAGATAATCGAAGCCGTGACCAGCGTTCACCTGGCTATCAATGAAATCGTGCGGGCGCTGGATGAACAGACCCGCGGCGTGGATCAAATTAGCGTGGCGGTGAATCAGATGGACAGCGTGACCCAGCAGAACGCCTCGCTGGTGCAGCAGGTTTCGGCCGCGGCGATGTCGCTTGAAGAGCAGGCGAAAGCGCTGGAAACCGCGCTGGCATTCTTCAGTACCCGCCAGCAGAAGGGCTGA
- a CDS encoding IS1-like element IS1B family transposase (programmed frameshift), which yields MASVSISCPSCSATDGVVRNGKSTAGHQRYLCSHCRKTWQLQFTYTASQPGTHQKIIDMAMNGVGCRATARIMGVGLNTIFRHFKKLRPQSVTSRIQPGSDVIVCAEMDEQWGYVGAKSRQRWLFYAYDRLRKTVVAHVFGERTMATLGRLMSLLSPFDVVIWMTDGWPLYESRLKGKLHVISKRYTQRIERHNLNLRQHLARLGRKSLSFSKSVELHDKVIGHYLNIKHYQ from the exons GTGGCTTCTGTTTCTATCAGCTGTCCCTCCTGTTCAGCTACTGACGGGGTGGTGCGTAACGGCAAAAGCACCGCCGGACATCAGCGCTATCTCTGCTCTCACTGCCGTAAAACATGGCAACTGCAGTTCACTTACACCGCTTCTCAACCCGGTACGCACCAGAAAATCATTGATATGGCCATGAATGGCGTTGGATGCCGGGCAACCGCCCGCATTATGGGCGTTGGCCTCAACACGATTTTCCGCCATT TTAAAAAACTCAGGCCGCAGTCGGTAACCTCGCGCATACAGCCGGGCAGTGACGTCATCGTCTGCGCGGAAATGGACGAACAGTGGGGATACGTCGGGGCTAAATCGCGCCAGCGCTGGCTGTTTTACGCGTATGACAGGCTCCGGAAGACGGTTGTTGCGCACGTATTCGGTGAACGCACTATGGCGACGCTGGGGCGTCTTATGAGCCTGCTGTCACCCTTTGACGTGGTGATATGGATGACGGATGGCTGGCCGCTGTATGAATCCCGCCTGAAGGGAAAGCTGCACGTAATCAGCAAGCGATATACGCAGCGAATTGAGCGGCATAACCTGAATCTGAGGCAGCACCTGGCACGGCTGGGACGGAAGTCGCTGTCGTTCTCAAAATCGGTGGAGCTGCATGACAAAGTCATCGGGCATTATCTGAACATAAAACACTATCAATAA
- a CDS encoding GNAT family N-acetyltransferase — protein MFAETARLRLRPVTESDVDDLFRIYGSPATNTFNPAGPYPNRAHAEGVMARWLTHWQAYGFGNWRIALTTAPDETIGFGGLSLRRYADVEMNNLGYRFATQAWGQGLATEFARFAVRYGFEDLALEAVSAVVRSNHLASRKVLTHAGLRYVREIHDVDNAPPSLLYTLAHDEWRAL, from the coding sequence ATGTTTGCAGAGACGGCGCGTCTGCGGCTGCGGCCGGTCACAGAGAGCGATGTGGACGATTTATTCCGGATTTACGGCTCTCCGGCGACCAACACCTTTAACCCGGCGGGGCCGTACCCCAACCGCGCGCACGCGGAAGGTGTGATGGCTCGCTGGCTGACGCACTGGCAGGCTTATGGTTTTGGGAACTGGCGCATCGCGTTAACCACCGCGCCCGATGAGACCATCGGTTTTGGCGGGTTGAGCCTGCGCCGCTATGCGGACGTGGAAATGAATAATCTCGGCTACCGTTTTGCAACGCAGGCGTGGGGACAGGGGCTGGCGACAGAGTTCGCCCGCTTCGCCGTTCGCTATGGGTTTGAAGATCTGGCGCTTGAGGCAGTCTCTGCGGTAGTGCGCAGCAATCATCTGGCATCTCGCAAAGTGCTGACGCACGCAGGATTGCGCTACGTGCGTGAGATCCATGATGTCGATAACGCGCCGCCGAGCCTGCTGTACACTCTGGCTCACGACGAGTGGCGCGCGTTGTAA
- a CDS encoding Exc2 family lipoprotein, producing MRRYGMVVVAVATLLAGCTARTSPEMHARHYVLQGMESHDANLRVDKAGSIAAFLPAFTSVYNQGKTDKAQGRDIAWAERQAKAYRDDACGMQTTSEFANHRGQFLDDNTSPREKRMLGDDLAQTYLDGFYGR from the coding sequence ATGAGGCGTTATGGAATGGTAGTCGTGGCTGTGGCTACGCTGTTAGCAGGATGTACGGCCAGAACGTCGCCAGAAATGCACGCGCGCCACTATGTTTTGCAGGGGATGGAATCACACGACGCGAATTTGAGGGTCGATAAAGCAGGCAGCATCGCCGCGTTTCTGCCGGCATTTACCAGCGTCTACAATCAGGGCAAAACGGATAAAGCACAGGGGCGCGACATCGCCTGGGCAGAGCGTCAGGCGAAGGCTTACCGTGACGATGCCTGCGGTATGCAGACCACCAGTGAATTTGCCAATCATCGCGGCCAGTTTCTCGATGACAACACCAGCCCGCGCGAAAAACGGATGCTGGGTGACGATTTGGCGCAAACCTATCTGGACGGCTTTTACGGCCGGTGA